TACGCTCGCCTTCACTCCGCTCCGGGGCAACCATCCCCGTCTCTCTCTTCAATTCTGCTATTCCCATCTTGGATTTTCACCCTACCCTCTACATTAAATTAGCATGGGGTAGGTGTCTCAGCATCATAGGCACAGAGGGCGTTAGCTAGCTCTTGGCCTAGGAGCCTCGCACTTTCCGCACACTGATGCTAAAATTCCAGGTGCGCCCGCGCACTCGATAACTCCTGTTTGTTGTGGTCCCGCCACGTTTCTTAGTCGTCGTCCGACCGAGCGCGGCAAATCCAACGAATCTCGGTGCATTCGGACAGGATTCCAGGACAGATAGAATGAGGATCCTGAAGAAGTCGTTCTGCTTGGGCGTTGCGATTTGGTCTGCCAGCCAGTCCAATGCTGCTCTTGTGCGAATGCCGGACAACGCGTCAACTCCTGCGAGAAACCAGCGCGAGTATTCGCGACTGAAGCCCGTGGGGTATCGCTTGAGGATGTGTTCCAGGCCTGAAACAATTGCATTGGCGCTACCCCGATACCGGAGCTCCCCAAGAATCCGGATGGCGCAGTAAGCTTCGAACTCATCCCGGATTGGCGGTTGGAGTGCGTCGATCAGGTACTGCCGGTTGAAGGCTGACGGGATAACATGTTCCCGCACCTTGGTGCGCCTGAAAGGGGTGCGGAGTTCTTCTCTGATGATGCGCTTTAAGTCTGTCAGGGATGCGGGAGAAAGGATTTTCCGTGGTTTAAGTTGTGATCTGAGGAGTTTACAGGCCTTCCGGTCAATGCGGCCGACTGTACAGGCACGATGGTGATTGCTGCACACCACAAGTAGGTTGTCCGGATGGTGATTCGCGGGATCGCTATCGATATGATGAAACTCCAACGCGCTGTCCTCGCGGCAATATGGGATAGAGCAGCGATAACCTGCCTCAAGCAGGAGCTGCCTCCTGAGGCTTCGTGGGATTAAAGTGCGGTTCTTGGCTGCCATCGTTCTTGGCTCCATCGCGTTAAGGAACCTTGACTCCGCTAGCTTACTAACGACGAGCCGTCACCCGTGGCCGCTCATTGAACGCCGGCGGCCGTCGGGTGGACGGCCTTGTTAAGCTGCACCTGCCACTCCCTCTCAAGTCGTTCAACGAGCTGCCGTGCGTCATCGTGTGGTCTGAGTGGGACCCCGACGGCCGGGTAGACGGAATCGAGCCATGCGAGATATTTCTCAACTTCTGGATTCCGCAGGACTCGATATGCCTGAAAAGCGAGGATGCGCGCCTCATCGATCGACAGGCTTCGCAGTCGAATCATACGGCCAAAGAGGTCGAACGTGTAGAGTATGTTGTCGAGGGATCGTTCGTCGTCGGAACACTGAAATCCCTGAGCCTGGAACACAAACTGACCCCAATCGAGCCTCTGCGAGAAACGACGAAGTGTCTCGTCGCCGAAGTATCGCGCGGTCAATTCAGCCAACAGCTGCGCGCGATTGGCGTTCGTATTTCGACGAACCTCAACTGCCGCGAATACCAGGCCGAGAACGGTCAAGAGGAGGCCGATACCGGTCAGGACATCGCCGACGCTGATCTGTGAATCCCAAAGCAGAATCATCACGCCTCCAAGTACGGCAAGGGCTGTGGTCGTGCACCCCAACGACCGGCTGGTTCAAGCCCTCGTTGGGCGAAGGTCGTCGCGTCAGAGGTGCAATCCCAGTCGCGGGAGGAGAGCCTCCCACGCCTTGACACCCTTTTCTAGAAAATCATATAAGTCGCCGATCACGAGGCCGGTCTGATCGAGAACGGTTCCGGTCACGATGACATTCGTCGACCCGGAGCCTGTATTCATCGGCGTCGGCATGGGCATCATCGTGATCGATGCGATCGAGTTCGGTGAGATGCCAGTCGAAAGCCGGAGCACTCTTTTTACTTCTGTGAGGCGCGGACAACGGCCCGACTGGCTCTGCCCGGGCTTCGGAGGGTATCCGTGTCGTTCGTTGTTAGCTAAGTCGATCAACACCTGCAACTCGAACGACTGGCGCACGGTGTAAGTGACTGCTTCCTTACTGCGCCCCTGCCTGCCGACCCAGGCATACAAGTGGTTACGAAGATTGGCCACGTTGTTGATCGCGGCGTGAGCCAGATTGCTCAACTGCTCGTCCGACAGGCCGCCTCGCCAATCCTGGTACATGAACACCCAGCCGGGGGCCTGGCCGACAACTGGAGCGAACCTCGACATGTCGTCAATGACGACCTCGCCGATCGCAGCGTATAGGCGCCGCACCCTCGTCTCGAGATCCTCGTCCATGAATCCTCCCGCCTAACGAGGCTGTAGAAAAAGTCAGAATGGCCTCACGGGAAGCCTGTCTTCCCCAAAAAGAGGCAGTCGATTTTGGAGAAATTGGGCAATCCGTGAAAGTCGAATCGGGTTTTTCTACAGCTTCAACGCCCGGCATCAGCCGCGGCGCCCTTTTTGCGCCGGCGGCTGGGTGCAAATGTTAGGCACTCGTGGTGCGTCATTGGTCAGCCACTGGCCTCAAGGCTTACTTCCAGGCTTCGCACGAGATCTTCGTAAAATGCAAAACCTAGCTCCGCAACCTGTATGGGATCCTCACCGAGTAATACTTGACCGAGATGGATAGAGGGGGGGTGAAAGGTGACACCTCGGTTTTTGATCGGTAGCAGGCGATACTGCGGCTTTCCAATTTCTAGTTTGACGTCGCCCCCTTTTGCGCTTGCGGTACCCTTGGCAAAATCAATTGCGAGATCCGTCCCTGGAGGAAGCGTAATACTGATGCCGAGCCCATACATAGTAGCAACCTGCAACGTGTGCTGGTCCGCATGGCGGGCCTGGCCGAGATACTGGAGGAGCGCATCCGTTTTGCGTAGGGAAGCGGCACGGTTAATTTGTTGACAAATGCTAACGATGCGACAATCGCCTACCTCCAGCTTGAGCTTACTCCAAACCTTCTCGAGCCGGTCAACAAATTCCTGCCATGCACGACGATATAAGCCGACATCGGCAGCGTTTCGCATCGTGTCGAGCGTCAAGCGGAGTGCATCAAGTTCGTTTCTAGCTTGGCGAAGCTTCATGATTCTCTCGTCCCGCAATGCTTGCCACTTTTACATGCCTAAGGGTTTGGCGCTCTGCCGCCGGCGCAGCCGAGCGGCTAAAGCGGCTTAGGCCACATCGGCTGCTATCTTGCCGCGCGTTTTCAAGCTACCCTCGAGAACATGCCTGAGGTTCTTTCCTTCTTTTCCTTCGCCTATTCCAAGCTTGCGGAGCCATTGCATGAGGTTCTGAGGTACCTCGACGTGATGTATGGACGCCGCAAGTTGGCTCAGCTGCCTAGTCGACGTTCTCTGCATAGGATATCCGAATGCGTTGATGAAAGAACAAAGCAGCAGGTGAAAAGCGACGAGACGATCCCACCTAGGTCGCCCATCTGCCGCAAGCCCATCGAAGAAAGCATACAGAGGGGACAGTCTTCGCCTGAAGGAGTCTTCTCGGAGGCGATCCTCAAAGGCACCCAAAGATGCAGGAAGATCCCTATCTGCGCACACCTCGCAGGCAACACGCAAATGCCCTTTGAACAGATGGTCGGTGGGATAGTTTGCGTCGTACCCTAGTCCATTGAAGAGAGATACGTCAGTAAGAGCCCACTCCAGAGCCTTTGCATATTTTAAGAACAGGAGGTCGCCTTTCTCAGCGATCCTGGCGTCGATGAAAACGGCTTTCTCCTGGAATCTCTTTAGGTAGCTGAGCAGCACAATCATCCTGTGGATAGTGGTCCTGAAGTAGTAGGAATCCGCTGCCTTCTCATACTGCCCATCCAACTTCAGCCAGCCCTCGCCTTCGTTCTCTTGAAGATTCCAGAGCCGATGGTTGAGGGATTCGGCAGCCTCGAGCACCCTTCCATGGGAATGACCAATCAGCGACCGTAGTTTTTTCCTCTCGGCGTACTCATGCTCAGTGCTGAGGCGATGACGCAGACTCCATCGATCCAGCCAATGCTTGATGACCGGGCCAACCGAGCCAGTCACGAGGCCAACGATCGCGGCGATGATCGCCACCTGAGCTTGCGGGGAGAAATGGCCAAGCCAATGCTCAAGAGCTTCTGTCATATTGTCGTACCCGTTGCGGCCTAACGGCACGCGCTTCACCTGCGCCCTGAGGGCCCAGCCCGAAGGGCGTCAGGTGCAAGCGTTTGTTCGGCGGTCCCTTTATGTCGAAGGTGTCGTTGCTGGCGGTGTAGGCGGTAGCGGAATCTTCAGGGGCTTGCCGCCTGGGTCATTCTGGTTGCACTCTGGCTTCAGGGAATCGTAAAGGTATTTCTCTGCACCGGACCGCTCTTCTTCGGTCGTTATTCCCATCCACGGAAAGCCACATTTATACCTGACGTTCTCCTTAATACATGTGCTGGGTTCTTCAGGCTTCAGGTGGTTGAGCAGACGGTTCTCAAGGTTGTCGGCTTTACCGACATAAAAGCATCCCCATTTGCCGCTCTTGTAGTAAACCCAGAGCACATAGACGCCTGCACTTGTTGGTGCGTACTTACGTACTTCGGCCTCGTTATACGGAGTGTGAAACGCTGACCATGTTCCTACGCTCATCCAATTTTTCCCTTCTTTGCCAAACCGATTGGTTCACGTGCCGCCGTAATAGCTAGATACCGCCGAACTTGTAAGTAGGCTGACCAGCTTCGCGCTGGGGGGAAAAAACGAGGAACACAGCCGTGGCGGTCGGCCTTTTGGCGAATATAGATCTTGAGGATGGAGTTTGCAACGCCTTTTGTGTGCTCGAATTATCCCTGATATGCCCTGATTGGCATAGCGATCAAAGGCGGCAGTTCCGGGCAGTGTAGCAGCAGCGAGAAACACTGAAAAACCTCAAAGCGCATTCCGCCGGACTCCGGACTGCCCGCCACCCCTTGTTGAGGATGTGAGTGTAAATCATGGTTGTCTTGAAATCCTTGTGGCCCAAAAAGCTCGCTCTCACCCATCTCGCCCCTTACTGGTTGGAGGGGAACGACCCGTACCTGTCGGAAGAAAGGAACTATCGCCTCCCGGATCGTGGTGTCCATATGGTGTCCATAACCATGCAAAAATGGGGGAAAATGACGGAAAATACTACCCAAGAAAAATAGGCTGTAAACAGAAAGAAAAAAGGGGCTTAGCACGTGTTTTCAAGCACTTGCCAAACCCCCTGTGGACGGTTCCGGAGACCGACGCTCTAGTCCATCTGAGCTACAGGCGCATCTTGGACTGCCAATGGCTTAACAGAAGGCTAGGCTACCATAGATTCGGATGTGGTGTCCATATGGTGTCCCCGCCTGGCTCGTGCGTTGTTGCGGCGGACCCCTGGAAAGTTGGCGTATCGCTGCCTGCGAAATAGCCGCGACCGGAAAAGTTCAACGCGAAGGTCGCTGAGATCGCGGGGAATTGACTCATGACACCGTTGACAAACACATTTTCCGATCTGCCGCCTCCTTTAATATAATGCTCGGCACGGCAGGGGGGAATCGACATGCTCTGGTGGACATTGCAGCAGCTGAAGTCGTCACGATGGCAGACGCGGGTAGAAGCCGCTGCATGCCTGGGGGCATCGAATCAAAAGAGGGCCGTGCCGGCTTTGATCCAGGCCGTGGGCGATCAGAACGCGCAGGTGCGCCTTGCGGTCATCAACGCCCTAGCCTTGCTCCGCCACCCTGCCGCCGCGGAACCCCTCGCGGTGGCGCTGGCCGACATTTCCCGTCGGCCCAAGGGAGCCCGAACCGGAGCGGAGAGCGCCGAGTATGAGGCCTTGGCCGGAGCCCTCGGAGCGTTGGGGTCTGCCGCGGTTTCATCTTTGTTGCGCCTGCTCGACTCCGACGACGGGGAGACACGCCGCTGGGCCGCCCATGCTCTTGGGCTCACGCGGGATCCTCGGGCTGCCGCGCCGCTGGTGAAAAGGCTGGCTGACAGTCGCTCCGAGGCGCGCAAGGCGGCAGCGCTCGCCCTGGGCCAGATCGGTGACCCGCAAGCGCTTGATCCTTTAATCAAGGCGCTGGCCAACCGTGATCACGAAACCCGCCGCGCCGCGGCAGTTGCCCTTGGGACAATCGGCAGCGACCGGGCCGTCGACGCCTTGTGCGCCATCTCCGAAGATCCGAACGAACCAGTTCAGCTGGCGGTGGTGGAGGCTCTGAGCCGCGTCGGCGGACTGCGAGCCGGTGCAGGCCTGAGAGGGATCGTCGACGGCGCCAGGAAAAACGTTCGTGAGGCCGCCCTGGTTGCGTTGAACTCACTGAAGCTTGCGCCGGCTACCGCAGGGGAGCGCGCCCTGGCGGCGGTCATGACCGGAGATTTTGCGGCGGCCACGCGTGAAGGCGACGCCGCGGCAGGGGCGCTGATCGCAACCCTCAGTTCCAAAGATCCGGCCAGGCGGCGGCAGGCAGCAGAAGCTCTTGGACTGCTGCGTGCGCCGTGCGCGGTCGAGCCGCTACTGCGGGCGCTGAGAGATTTTGACCCGGCGGTTCAGAATGCAGCTGCCGGGGCGCTCGTGGGTACGGGCGCCGCGGCGCTCGAGGGGTTGGTGGGCATGCTTTCGCACCATGATCCCGGTGCACAACGCCTGGCGGCGCGCGCCCTCGGCGAGATCGGCGACCCGCGGGCCGCGGGCGCCCTGGCCAGTGCTATCGAGCAAAATGGCATCATTCCGAATGAGTACATGGAACTAATTGAAGTGCTTCGAGCTTCGGTTGACGCTCTGGCAGCGATCCTGGCAAGGTGCCCTCCCGCCATTTCGATGGGCGATCTGCAGCGCATCGCCGCGCTTCCGGACGCCGTCCGCCAGGATGCATCCGCCGGCAGGGGAGAACCGGTCATCGATTGTGAGCCGGTCCGGGATCTTGCCCGTCAGGAATTGCAGCGGCGTAGTGCGTGACCAAAGACGGTGATTTCATCGGGGAGGCCGTCGCTGATGAGCGTTCATATCGTGACTGGAGCCTACGGATACTCAGGCAGGTATATCGCGGCCCGCCTCCTCGGCGAAGGGGAGACTGTCCGAACCATCACAGACTCAGTGAACCGGCCTCATCCCTTTGGTGACAGAGTCAAAGGGGAACCGTTTCATTTCAATGAACCTGATAAGCTCGTCGCCGCTCTCCGCGGTGCCGACGTGCTTTACAATACCTACTGGGTTCGTTTCAATTATCGGGATTTCACCCATGCGATGGCAGTTGAAAACACCCGCAAGCTTTTCGCCGCCGCCAGGGAAGCCGGTGTCCGCCGGGTTGTTCACGTCAGCATCACAAATCCTTCGGAGGATAGTGACCTCGAGTACTTCAGCGGCAAGGCGCGGCTCGAACGCGAGCTGGCGGACTCAGGTCTTTCGTTCGCAATCCTCCGCCCTGCAGTTCTGTTCGGGAAAGAAGACATCCTGGTGAACAACATCGCCTGGACGTTGCGCCGCCTGCCGGTGTTTGGCGTTTTCGGTGACGGGAGGTATCGTCTCCAGCCTATATACGTGGATGATCTGGCGGAACTTGCGGTGCGCGAAGGGAAAGGGGACAGAAACGTCATCGTCGATGCTGTCGGACCTGAGACGTTCACTTTTCGAGGCCTGGTCGAAGCGATTGGAGCGATCATCGGAAAACGACGGCCGCTTCTCTCTGTCCCCCCATGGCTCGGATACCTTGCGGCCACCGTGATTGGAAAGACCGCGGGAGACGTCTTCCTGACACGCGACGAGATCGAAGGCCTGATGCGGGGTCTCCTGTGCACGGCATCCGAGCCTGCCGGTAAAACCAGGCTCACGGATTGGGCCAGGCGCCACGCGGACCGGCTTGGGATTCATTATGCGAGCGAGCTGGCGCGCCGCCTCCATCGTAACCGGGCATATCACACTGATGCCGAGAGGTGAGACTATGAATCGATGCCTTCTGCATTTCATCCGCGGCCCGCAGCTGCAGGTGAGGAGCGTTGTCTTGATTCGGCTCGCGGTCGGCCTGATTTTTGCCACTCAGGGTATCCTCAAATACACCGATCCCAGGATGGGTGTGGAACGCTTTACCAGGATCGGATTTCCGCACCCGTTGTTTACGGCGCACTTCGTCGGAGCCTTTGAGATTATCTGCGGCACGCTGGTGCTCGCCGGCCTTGCGACCCGCATCGCCGCTGTGCCCCTTCTGATCGTGATCTGCACCGCGATCGCGACCACAAAGATCCCCGAGCTGGCGCGTCCTGAGCAGGGGTTCTGGTTTATGGCCAGCGATGCCCGCACCGATTTTG
This sequence is a window from Terriglobia bacterium. Protein-coding genes within it:
- a CDS encoding GIY-YIG nuclease family protein; protein product: MSVGTWSAFHTPYNEAEVRKYAPTSAGVYVLWVYYKSGKWGCFYVGKADNLENRLLNHLKPEEPSTCIKENVRYKCGFPWMGITTEEERSGAEKYLYDSLKPECNQNDPGGKPLKIPLPPTPPATTPST
- a CDS encoding HEAT repeat domain-containing protein, encoding MLWWTLQQLKSSRWQTRVEAAACLGASNQKRAVPALIQAVGDQNAQVRLAVINALALLRHPAAAEPLAVALADISRRPKGARTGAESAEYEALAGALGALGSAAVSSLLRLLDSDDGETRRWAAHALGLTRDPRAAAPLVKRLADSRSEARKAAALALGQIGDPQALDPLIKALANRDHETRRAAAVALGTIGSDRAVDALCAISEDPNEPVQLAVVEALSRVGGLRAGAGLRGIVDGARKNVREAALVALNSLKLAPATAGERALAAVMTGDFAAATREGDAAAGALIATLSSKDPARRRQAAEALGLLRAPCAVEPLLRALRDFDPAVQNAAAGALVGTGAAALEGLVGMLSHHDPGAQRLAARALGEIGDPRAAGALASAIEQNGIIPNEYMELIEVLRASVDALAAILARCPPAISMGDLQRIAALPDAVRQDASAGRGEPVIDCEPVRDLARQELQRRSA
- a CDS encoding DoxX family protein — its product is MNRCLLHFIRGPQLQVRSVVLIRLAVGLIFATQGILKYTDPRMGVERFTRIGFPHPLFTAHFVGAFEIICGTLVLAGLATRIAAVPLLIVICTAIATTKIPELARPEQGFWFMASDARTDFAMLCSLLFLIAGGAGRLSIDNWRSSRGR
- a CDS encoding NAD(P)H-binding protein → MSVHIVTGAYGYSGRYIAARLLGEGETVRTITDSVNRPHPFGDRVKGEPFHFNEPDKLVAALRGADVLYNTYWVRFNYRDFTHAMAVENTRKLFAAAREAGVRRVVHVSITNPSEDSDLEYFSGKARLERELADSGLSFAILRPAVLFGKEDILVNNIAWTLRRLPVFGVFGDGRYRLQPIYVDDLAELAVREGKGDRNVIVDAVGPETFTFRGLVEAIGAIIGKRRPLLSVPPWLGYLAATVIGKTAGDVFLTRDEIEGLMRGLLCTASEPAGKTRLTDWARRHADRLGIHYASELARRLHRNRAYHTDAER